Proteins encoded within one genomic window of Acidiferrobacter thiooxydans:
- the nifD gene encoding nitrogenase molybdenum-iron protein alpha chain, producing MDMTPDEVKARNSEVIAEALSVYPEKTAKKRAKHLNVYEGDKPDCGVKSNIKSVPGVMTIRGCAYAGSKGVVWGPIKDMVHISHGPVGCGQYSWAARRNYYIGVTGVDTFVTMQFTSDFQEKDIVFGGDKKLDKILDEIQTLFPLNHGITIQSECPIGLIGDDIEAVAKKKSKEYDGKTIVPVRCEGFRGVSQSLGHHIANDAVRDWVFEKGGDKAAPFESTPYDVAIIGDYNIGGDAWSSRILLEEMGLRVIAQWSGDGSLAELENTPKAKLNILHCYRSMNYISRYMEEKFGIPWVEYNFFGPSKVAESLRTIASHFDDRIKEGAERVIAKYQPLMDAVIAKYRPRLEGKKVMLYVGGLRPRHVIGAYEDLGMEVIGTGYEFGHNDDYQRTTHYVKDGTLIYDDVTGYEFEKFVDRLQPDLVGSGIKEKYVFQKMGVPFRQMHSWDYSGPYHGYDGFAIFARDMDMAINNPVWGLTKAPWNAGQ from the coding sequence ATGGATATGACACCAGACGAAGTAAAGGCCCGCAATAGCGAGGTCATCGCGGAGGCGCTTTCGGTTTATCCGGAGAAAACCGCCAAGAAGCGTGCCAAGCACCTGAACGTCTATGAGGGCGACAAGCCCGACTGCGGCGTGAAATCCAACATCAAGTCGGTGCCGGGCGTCATGACGATCCGCGGCTGCGCGTACGCGGGCTCGAAGGGTGTCGTGTGGGGGCCTATCAAGGACATGGTGCACATATCCCACGGCCCGGTCGGATGCGGCCAATACTCCTGGGCGGCGCGGCGCAACTATTACATCGGGGTCACCGGCGTAGACACCTTCGTGACCATGCAGTTTACGTCCGACTTCCAGGAAAAGGACATCGTCTTTGGTGGCGACAAGAAGCTCGACAAGATCCTAGACGAGATCCAGACCCTGTTCCCGTTGAATCACGGCATCACCATTCAATCCGAGTGCCCCATAGGGCTTATCGGCGACGACATCGAGGCCGTCGCCAAGAAGAAGTCCAAGGAGTACGACGGCAAGACCATAGTGCCGGTGCGCTGCGAGGGTTTCCGCGGCGTGTCGCAATCGCTGGGCCACCATATCGCCAACGACGCGGTCCGCGACTGGGTCTTCGAGAAGGGCGGCGACAAGGCCGCACCCTTCGAGAGCACACCCTATGATGTCGCCATCATCGGTGATTACAACATCGGGGGCGATGCCTGGTCCTCGCGCATCCTGCTCGAAGAGATGGGGCTTCGCGTGATCGCCCAGTGGTCCGGCGACGGGAGCCTGGCCGAACTCGAGAATACCCCCAAGGCCAAGCTCAACATCCTGCATTGCTATCGTTCCATGAATTACATCTCCCGCTACATGGAGGAGAAGTTCGGTATCCCGTGGGTGGAATACAACTTCTTTGGCCCATCCAAGGTCGCCGAATCGCTGCGCACCATAGCCAGTCACTTCGACGACCGCATCAAGGAAGGGGCGGAGCGCGTCATTGCCAAATACCAGCCGCTCATGGACGCGGTCATCGCCAAATACCGGCCGCGCCTAGAGGGCAAGAAGGTCATGCTCTACGTCGGGGGGCTCAGGCCGCGCCACGTCATAGGCGCCTACGAGGACCTTGGCATGGAGGTCATCGGCACAGGCTACGAGTTTGGCCACAACGACGACTATCAGCGCACCACCCATTACGTGAAGGACGGCACGCTGATCTACGACGATGTAACCGGCTACGAGTTCGAAAAGTTCGTCGATCGCCTGCAGCCGGACCTCGTGGGCTCGGGGATCAAGGAGAAGTATGTGTTCCAGAAGATGGGCGTACCGTTCCGCCAGATGCACTCCTGGGACTACTCGGGCCCCTATCACGGTTACGACGGTTTCGCGATATTCGCCCGCGACATGGACATGGCGATCAATAACCCGGTGTGGGGTCTCACAAAGGCCCCCTGGAACGCGGGGCAATAG
- a CDS encoding SIR2 family NAD-dependent protein deacylase, which produces MIIPGDLHEALAAGRLIPYIGPGVLALDPACPLPATPEALVSRLVARAAVPHKIRGNLTAAAQFIENFKHRKTVNTLMRDAFAVDASPNALHGWLAASGFPLIVHAWYDDLVRAALAARGGDWGLVQAVSQAEHYGTWVHYFRPDGVRVDRASWATLVYEPFGALHPACNFLVSDSDFVEVLTEIDIQTPIPREVQALRQDRGVLFLGCRFTTQLERAFARQIMKRSHGPHWAVLPDTKTRNESRFLSEQSITPVVVDLAAFTHALADLTPAPEALVAS; this is translated from the coding sequence ATGATCATTCCCGGCGATCTGCACGAGGCCCTGGCCGCGGGCCGGCTCATTCCCTACATAGGTCCGGGGGTGCTCGCGCTCGATCCCGCCTGTCCGCTCCCGGCGACCCCCGAGGCGCTGGTGTCGCGGCTCGTGGCGCGCGCCGCGGTCCCGCACAAGATCCGGGGCAATCTCACGGCCGCCGCCCAGTTCATCGAGAACTTCAAGCATCGAAAGACCGTGAATACCCTGATGCGCGATGCGTTCGCGGTGGACGCCTCCCCCAACGCCTTGCATGGCTGGCTCGCGGCCTCCGGGTTCCCCCTTATAGTGCACGCCTGGTACGACGACCTCGTGCGCGCCGCTTTGGCGGCGCGGGGCGGCGATTGGGGCCTGGTGCAGGCGGTCAGCCAGGCCGAGCATTACGGCACCTGGGTGCATTATTTCCGGCCTGATGGCGTGCGCGTCGATCGTGCCTCGTGGGCGACGCTCGTCTATGAGCCGTTCGGCGCCCTCCATCCTGCGTGCAATTTTCTGGTGTCGGACTCGGACTTCGTCGAGGTCCTGACCGAGATCGACATCCAGACGCCGATTCCCCGAGAGGTGCAGGCGCTGCGCCAGGATCGCGGGGTTTTGTTTCTCGGCTGCCGTTTCACGACCCAGCTCGAACGGGCCTTTGCGCGCCAGATCATGAAGCGCTCGCACGGGCCGCACTGGGCGGTATTGCCGGACACAAAGACCCGCAACGAGTCCCGCTTTCTGAGCGAGCAGTCGATAACGCCGGTTGTCGTGGATCTCGCGGCCTTCACGCATGCGCTTGCCGATCTCACGCCCGCGCCCGAGGCGCTCGTCGCTTCGTGA
- a CDS encoding 2Fe-2S iron-sulfur cluster-binding protein: protein MGSVTFIASPFDVEHVIYVESQRHTTLLSLARELPWPAHKTCGQGLCGACAVKIMFRDRERAMTQVTLSPDEKTLLYRAGKLTDAEYRAAHIPAHPAFWRLACQYVVEDEDILVFA, encoded by the coding sequence ATGGGCAGCGTGACATTTATTGCTTCCCCTTTCGACGTCGAGCACGTGATCTATGTCGAATCGCAGCGCCATACGACGCTTTTGAGCCTTGCCCGCGAGCTCCCGTGGCCGGCGCACAAGACCTGCGGCCAGGGGTTATGCGGGGCATGCGCGGTCAAGATCATGTTCCGTGACCGCGAGCGTGCCATGACGCAGGTGACCTTGAGTCCGGACGAAAAGACGCTTCTCTATCGTGCCGGGAAGCTTACCGACGCCGAATATCGCGCCGCGCACATCCCGGCCCATCCGGCGTTCTGGCGCCTGGCCTGTCAATACGTGGTGGAAGACGAGGACATTCTGGTCTTTGCCTGA
- the nifK gene encoding nitrogenase molybdenum-iron protein subunit beta, which produces MSQNAEKVLDHFTLFRSPEYVDMFENKKAFENAVPVAQLQKAVDWTKTQEYRELNFAREALVVNPAKACQPLGAVFAAVGFEGTLPFVHGSQGCVAYYRSHFSRHFKEPTSCVSSSMTEDAAVFGGLNNMIDGLANAYNLYKPKMIAVSTTCMAEVIGDDLNAFIKTAKEKGSVPPTFDVPFTHTPAFVGSHITGYDNTMRSILEHFWDGKAGTEAPLVREPRDSINFIGGFDGYAIGNMREVKRLFGLMGIDYTILGDNSDVWDTPTDGQFRMYDGGTTLADAAAAVHAKATVSMQEFCTPKTLAYIEKKGQEVVAFNHPMGVAGTDRFLMEVARLSGRAIPEEIARERGRLVDAIADSSAHIHGKRFALYGDPDLTLGLAAFLLELGAEPVHILATNGTPEWGARVQALLDSSPFGKGCHVYPGRDLWHMRSLLFTEPVDFLIGNTYGKFLERDTGTPLIRVGFPIFDRHHHHRYPLWGYQGAMNTLVKILDKIFDVTDADTNIPGKTDYSFDIIR; this is translated from the coding sequence ATGAGCCAGAATGCGGAAAAAGTCCTCGACCATTTCACCTTGTTCCGGTCCCCGGAATACGTGGATATGTTCGAAAACAAAAAGGCCTTCGAGAACGCCGTCCCGGTGGCCCAACTTCAAAAGGCCGTCGACTGGACCAAGACCCAGGAATACCGCGAGCTGAACTTCGCGCGCGAGGCCCTGGTCGTGAATCCCGCCAAGGCCTGCCAGCCCTTGGGAGCGGTCTTCGCGGCCGTGGGCTTCGAGGGGACCTTGCCGTTCGTGCATGGGTCGCAGGGCTGCGTCGCTTATTACCGCAGTCACTTCAGCCGGCATTTCAAGGAGCCCACATCGTGCGTATCGTCATCGATGACCGAGGACGCCGCGGTGTTCGGGGGTCTGAACAACATGATCGATGGGCTGGCGAACGCCTATAACCTCTATAAGCCGAAGATGATCGCGGTCTCGACGACGTGCATGGCCGAGGTGATAGGCGACGACCTGAACGCGTTCATAAAGACCGCCAAGGAGAAGGGCTCCGTGCCGCCGACGTTCGATGTCCCGTTCACGCACACGCCGGCGTTCGTAGGCAGCCATATCACAGGCTACGACAATACCATGAGGAGCATCCTCGAGCATTTTTGGGATGGCAAGGCCGGGACCGAGGCGCCGCTTGTGCGCGAGCCGCGCGACAGCATCAACTTCATCGGCGGCTTTGATGGCTACGCGATCGGCAACATGCGCGAGGTCAAGCGCCTCTTTGGTCTCATGGGCATCGACTATACGATCCTCGGGGACAACAGTGACGTATGGGATACCCCGACCGACGGCCAGTTCCGCATGTACGACGGTGGCACGACGCTCGCCGACGCGGCCGCCGCCGTGCACGCCAAGGCCACGGTCTCCATGCAGGAGTTCTGTACGCCGAAGACGCTTGCCTATATCGAGAAGAAGGGCCAGGAGGTCGTAGCCTTCAATCATCCCATGGGGGTGGCCGGGACCGACCGCTTTCTGATGGAGGTGGCGCGGCTATCGGGGCGTGCGATCCCCGAGGAGATCGCACGCGAACGGGGGCGGCTCGTCGATGCCATTGCCGACTCCTCGGCGCATATCCATGGCAAGCGTTTTGCGCTCTATGGGGATCCGGACCTCACGCTCGGGCTCGCGGCATTTCTGCTGGAGCTCGGTGCCGAGCCCGTGCACATCCTGGCCACCAATGGCACGCCGGAGTGGGGCGCACGCGTGCAGGCCTTGTTGGATTCCTCGCCGTTTGGCAAGGGCTGCCACGTCTATCCGGGGCGCGATCTCTGGCACATGCGCTCGCTCTTGTTCACCGAGCCCGTCGATTTTTTGATCGGCAACACCTACGGGAAGTTTCTTGAGCGCGACACCGGGACGCCCTTGATCCGCGTAGGCTTCCCGATCTTCGATCGGCATCACCATCACCGCTATCCGCTGTGGGGGTACCAGGGCGCCATGAACACGCTCGTGAAGATCCTGGACAAGATCTTCGATGTGACTGACGCCGACACGAACATACCGGGCAAGACCGACTATAGCTTCGACATCATCCGGTAG
- the nifE gene encoding nitrogenase iron-molybdenum cofactor biosynthesis protein NifE yields MDGLANTVQQVFNEPACGKNQGKGDKERKKGCTQALQPGAAAGGCAFDGAKIALAPITDVAHLVHGPIACEGNSWDNRGAKSSGPLLYRTGFTTDINETDVVFGGEKRLFRAIKEILAKYDPPAVFVYQTCVTALIGDDIEALCKAASARFARPVIPVNAPGFVGSKNLGNKLAGEALLEYVIGTQEPEYTTPYDINIIGEYNLAGELWQIKPLLAELGIRVLACISGDARYRDVASAHRARAAMMVCSKAMINVARKMEERYAIPFFEGSFYGVSDMSEALREIARLLIARGAPANLAERAEALIAREEARVWARLAAYRPRLTGKRVLLITGGVKSWSVVAALQEIGIEIVGTSVKKSTKEDKERIKKIMGDEAHMIEDMTPREMYKLLKDARADIMLSGGRSQFVALKAKVPWLDINQERHHAYAGYDGMVALVAEIDKALYNPIWAQVRRPAPWDKETLS; encoded by the coding sequence ATGGACGGTCTGGCCAATACCGTGCAGCAGGTCTTCAATGAACCGGCGTGCGGCAAGAATCAAGGGAAGGGCGACAAGGAGCGCAAAAAGGGCTGCACCCAGGCCCTGCAACCGGGGGCGGCGGCCGGGGGCTGCGCGTTCGATGGCGCCAAGATCGCTTTAGCCCCCATCACCGATGTCGCGCATCTCGTGCATGGACCGATCGCCTGCGAGGGCAACTCCTGGGACAACCGTGGGGCCAAGTCGTCCGGCCCGCTCCTGTATCGTACGGGCTTTACGACCGACATCAACGAGACGGATGTCGTGTTCGGCGGCGAGAAGCGGCTGTTTCGCGCCATAAAGGAGATCCTTGCCAAATATGACCCGCCGGCGGTGTTCGTTTATCAGACATGTGTAACCGCGCTCATAGGCGATGACATCGAGGCCTTATGCAAGGCGGCGAGCGCGCGCTTTGCAAGGCCGGTCATCCCGGTCAATGCCCCGGGCTTCGTCGGCAGCAAGAACCTCGGCAACAAGCTGGCCGGAGAGGCCCTGCTCGAGTACGTGATAGGCACCCAGGAGCCCGAGTACACGACGCCCTACGACATCAACATCATCGGCGAATACAACCTCGCGGGCGAACTCTGGCAGATCAAGCCGCTGTTGGCCGAACTGGGCATCCGGGTTTTGGCGTGTATCAGCGGCGATGCCCGTTACCGCGATGTGGCGTCCGCGCACCGCGCGCGTGCCGCCATGATGGTGTGTTCCAAGGCCATGATCAACGTCGCGCGCAAGATGGAGGAGCGCTACGCCATCCCGTTTTTCGAGGGCTCGTTCTATGGTGTGTCGGACATGAGCGAGGCCTTGCGCGAGATCGCGCGGTTGCTCATCGCGCGCGGCGCGCCCGCGAATCTGGCAGAACGGGCCGAGGCCCTCATTGCCCGCGAAGAGGCGCGCGTGTGGGCGCGCCTGGCCGCCTACAGGCCAAGGTTGACGGGCAAGCGCGTGCTTCTGATCACAGGCGGCGTCAAATCCTGGTCGGTGGTCGCGGCGTTGCAGGAGATCGGCATCGAGATCGTCGGCACGAGCGTCAAGAAATCGACCAAGGAGGATAAGGAACGTATCAAGAAGATCATGGGGGACGAGGCCCATATGATCGAGGATATGACGCCGCGCGAGATGTACAAGCTCTTGAAGGACGCGCGCGCCGATATCATGTTGTCGGGCGGTCGTTCGCAGTTCGTGGCCCTGAAGGCCAAGGTACCGTGGCTCGACATCAATCAGGAGCGCCACCACGCCTATGCCGGTTACGACGGCATGGTGGCGCTGGTGGCTGAGATCGACAAGGCCTTGTACAACCCGATCTGGGCGCAGGTGCGCCGTCCGGCGCCGTGGGACAAGGAGACGCTGTCATGA
- the nifH gene encoding nitrogenase iron protein, whose translation MTGLRQIAFYGKGGIGKSTTSQNTLAALAEMGQKILIVGCDPKADSTRLILHAKAQDTILSLAASAGSVEDLELEDVMKIGYRDIRCVESGGPEPGVGCAGRGVITSINFLEEEGAYDGADYVSYDVLGDVVCGGFAMPIRENKAQEIYIVMSGEMMAMYAANNISKGILKYANSGGVRLGGLVCNERQTDKEYELAESLAKKLNSKLIHFVPRDNVVQHAELRRMTVLEYAPDSKQADEYRTLAAKIHENVGKGTIPTPITMDELEDLLMEHGIMKAVDESIVGKSAAECAVA comes from the coding sequence ATGACAGGATTACGGCAAATCGCGTTCTATGGCAAGGGTGGCATCGGCAAGTCGACGACCTCCCAGAACACCTTGGCGGCGCTCGCCGAGATGGGCCAGAAGATCCTCATCGTCGGCTGCGATCCGAAGGCCGATTCGACGCGTCTCATTTTGCACGCCAAGGCCCAGGACACGATCCTGAGTCTTGCGGCCTCCGCGGGCAGCGTCGAGGACCTGGAGTTGGAGGACGTCATGAAGATCGGCTACCGCGACATCCGTTGCGTGGAGTCCGGGGGCCCGGAGCCGGGCGTGGGCTGCGCCGGCCGCGGCGTCATAACCTCCATCAATTTCCTCGAGGAGGAGGGCGCTTATGACGGCGCCGACTACGTCTCCTACGACGTGCTGGGCGATGTCGTGTGCGGCGGCTTTGCCATGCCGATTCGCGAGAACAAGGCCCAGGAGATCTATATCGTGATGTCCGGCGAGATGATGGCCATGTATGCCGCCAACAACATCTCGAAGGGCATTCTGAAGTACGCCAATTCGGGTGGCGTGCGCCTGGGGGGGCTGGTCTGCAATGAGCGCCAGACCGACAAGGAGTATGAACTGGCCGAGTCGTTGGCGAAGAAGTTGAACAGCAAGCTCATTCACTTCGTGCCGCGCGACAACGTCGTGCAGCATGCCGAATTGCGGCGCATGACGGTCCTGGAGTACGCGCCCGACTCCAAGCAGGCCGACGAGTACCGGACTTTGGCCGCCAAGATCCATGAGAACGTGGGCAAGGGCACCATCCCCACACCTATCACCATGGATGAGCTCGAGGATCTGCTCATGGAGCACGGCATCATGAAGGCGGTGGATGAGTCCATCGTGGGCAAGTCGGCCGCCGAGTGCGCAGTGGCCTGA